In a genomic window of Zingiber officinale cultivar Zhangliang chromosome 9B, Zo_v1.1, whole genome shotgun sequence:
- the LOC122022674 gene encoding heat shock 70 kDa protein 17-like, producing the protein MRTFAAGVWIVLVIISMLSFFPTPSQSAVSSVDLGSEWMKVAVVNLKPGQIPISIAINEMSKRKSPALVAFHGGDRLVSEEAAGIAARYPDKVYSFVRDMIGKPYKYVKDLTESLYLSYDLVEDSRGAAGIRIDDGVTVYSAEELLAMVLSYGISLAESHARVPVKDAVISVPPFFGQTERRALIQAAQLAGINVLSLINEHAGAALQYGIDKDFSNESRHVIFYDMGSSSTYAALVYFSAYSAKESGRTVSVNQFQVKDVRWDAKLGGQDMELRLVEHFADEFNKQLGSGVDVRKSPKAMAKLKKQVKRTKEILSANTAAPISVESLLDDIDFRSTISREKFEELCSDLWERALVPVKEVLKHSGIKLNEIYAVELIGGATRVPKLQVKLQEFLGRSDLDRHLDADEATVLGASLHAANLSDGIKLNRKLGMIDGSSYGFLLDLDGPELLKDENTDTLLIPRMKKMAIKLFRSFKHDKDFEASLSYDKAGELPPGVSSYKFAEYSIVGLSEASEKYSTRNISSPIKANLHFSFSRSGILSLDRADAVIEISEWVEVPKKNTTTENNSTTNFDASSETSTDTISQDSTETLEAAEDNNIPSNSTESEKDAIIVTEKILKKKTFRIPLKVVEKTIGPGLILPKDLFLEAKMRLEALDKKDAEKRRTAELKNSLEEYIYSIREKIEDNVEVEKVSSEEERRSFTDKLSEVQEWLYTDGEDASANEFKERLELLKAIGDPIFFRLNELNARPVACQHARVYLSELQKIVSNWETNKPWIPKDKVEEVLSEAEKLKNWLEEKEELQKKTSAFLTPIFTSEEVNQKVNKLQDKVASVNRIPKPKPKIEKPPKEETVSQDNNTSTSDGTSDEPTSETEQTNDSVDASNSKTDEESAHDEL; encoded by the exons ATGAGGACATTTGCAGCGGGAGTCTGGATCGTTTTGGTGATTATTTCAATGCTGTCCTTTTTTCCGACTCCTTCCCAATCTGCTGTTTCCAGCGTCGATCTCGGATCAGAATGGATGAAGGTGGCCGTTGTGAACTTGAAACCCGGCCAGATCCCGATCTCAATCGCAATCAACGAAATGTCGAAGCGAAAGTCCCCGGCCCTCGTGGCCTTCCACGGTGGCGACCGCCTCGTTAGCGAGGAGGCCGCTGGGATCGCCGCCCGGTACCCCGACAAAGTATACTCTTTCGTTCGTGACATGATCGGGAAACCTTACAAGTATGTGAAGGATCTAACCGAGTCGCTCTACCTTTCGTACGATCTCGTCGAGGACTCAAGAGGGGCCGCTGGTATCAGGATCGATGATGGCGTAACCGTGTATAGTGCAGAGGAGTTGCTTGCTATGGTACTTAGCTATGGAATTAGCTTAGCGGAGTCCCACGCGAGGGTCCCTGTGAAGGATGCTGTAATTTCGGTGCCACCGTTCTTTGGCCAGACGGAAAGGAGAGCATTAATTCAGGCCGCTCAACTGGCGGGGATCAATGTGCTTTCGCTGATTAATGAGCACGCAGGAGCAGCTTTGCAGTACGGCATTGATAAGGATTTCTCAAATGAGTCGCGACATGTGATATTTTACGATATGGGTTCCAGTAGTACCTACGCTGCTCTAGTTTACTTTTCGGCATACAGTGCAAAGGAGTCCGGGAGGACGGTCTCGGTAAACCAGTTTCAG GTAAAAGATGTTAGATGGGATGCTAAACTTGGAGGACAAGATATGGAATTGAGGCTAGTGGAACACTTTGCTGATGAGTTCAATAAGCAACTAGGAAGTGGGGTTGATGTAAGGAAGTCTCCTAAGGCAATGGCAAAATTGAAGAAGCAAGTCAAGCGGACCAAAGAAATTTTGAGTGCTAATACAGCCGCACCAATTTCTGTTGAATCCCTCTTAGATGATATTGATTTCAG AAGTACCATATCACGGGAGAAGTTTGAAGAACTTTGTTCAGACTTATGGGAGAGGGCACTTGTTCCAGTAAAAGAAGTGTTGAAACATTCTGGTATaaagctaaatgaaatatatgctGTGGAGCTGATTGGCGGAGCCACTCGTGTGCCGAAGTTACAG gtgaagctccaagaatttctAGGAAGGAGCGATCTGGACAGGCATCTTGATGCTGATGAAGCAACAGTTCTTGGTGCATCATTGCATGCTGCAAATCTGAGTGATGGAATCAAGTTGAATCGTAAATTGGGAATGATTGATGGATCTTCTTATGGCTTTTTGCTTGACCTAGATGGCCCTGAACTTCTGAAAGATGAGAATACTGATACACTACTtattccaaggatgaagaaaatggCCATTAAG TTATTTAGGTCTTTCAAACATGACAAGGATTTTGAAGCTTCACTCAGCTATGACAAAGCAGGTGAACTGCCTCCGGGAGTTTCTTCATATAAATTTGCAGAATATTCAATTGTAGGTCTGTCTGAAGCCAGTGAAAA GTACTCAACTCGCAACATCTCCTCTCCCATCAAAGCCAATCTGCATTTTTCTTTCAGCAGAAGTGGAATTTTATCTCTTGATCGAGCAGATGCAGTCATTGAGATATCTGAGTGGGTAGAAGTTCCGAAGAAAAACACAACAACCGAGAATAATTCTACTACTAATTTTGACGCATCTTCTGAAACTAGCACGGACACTATTTCACAGGATAGCACAGAAACCTTGGAGGCTGCTGAGGATAACAATATTCCATCTAACTCTACCGAGTCTGAGAAAGATGCAATTATTGTTACTGAAAAAATATTGAAGAAGAAAACCTTTAGGATTCCCTTGAAG GTAGTGGAAAAAACTATAGGTCCTGGATTGATTCTTCCTAAAGATTTGTTTTTGGAGGCTAAGATGAGATTAGAAGCACTTGACAAAAAAGATGCAGAAAAAAGGAGAACTGCAGAGCTTAAAAATAGCCTTGAAGAGTATATATATTCTATAAGAGAAAAG ATAGAAGACAATGTTGAAGTTGAGAAAGTTTCATCTGAAGAAGAACGCCGTTCCTTCACAGATAAACTTAGTGAA GTCCAAGAATGGTTATACACTGACGGCGAGGATGCATCAGCGAATGAATTCAAAGAGCGTCTGGAATTACTCAAAGccattggggacccaatatttttCAG ATTGAATGAGTTAAATGCACGACCAGTTGCTTGTCAACATGCCCGAGTGTATCTCAGTGAGCTGCAAAAG ATTGTAAGTAACTGGGAAACAAATAAGCCATGGATTCCTAAAGACAAAGTTGAGGAG GTATTGAGTGAAGCAGAGAAGCTAAAAAATTGgctggaagaaaaggaggagctaCAAAAGAA GACCTCTGCTTTTCTCACTCCAATTTTCACGTCAGAAGAAGTTAACCAAAAAGTGAACAAGCTTCAGGATAAG GTGGCCAGTGTTAACAGAATTCCAAAGCCAAAACCTAAAATTGAGAAACCTCCAAAGGAAGAAACAGTAAGCCAAGATAACAATACAAGCACCTCCGATGGCACTTCTGACGAACCAACATCTGAGACCGAGCAAACTAATGATTCTGTTGATGCATCCAATTCTAAAACTGATGAAGAAAGTGCTCATGACGAGTTATGA